The Kineococcus radiotolerans SRS30216 = ATCC BAA-149 genomic interval GACCTCCGCGGCCCCCTCGGCGCCCAGGGCGCCCTCGAGGAGGGACTGGGCGAAGTCCAGGCCACCGAGCCCGCCGCGCAACGGCGAGGCGATCATCCCGTGGAACTCCTCCAGGACGATGCCGGCGATCTCCGGGGAGACCGAGCGCAGCCGCAGGATCTCCGCGGTCAGCTCCTCGATCTCGGCGGGGCGCAGGTGGGAGAGCACCTTGGCGGCGTTCTCCTGACCGACCTGCATGAGCAGGACGGCGGCCTTCTGGGCGCCGCTCATGGGCGCGACCTCGAGCTCGGTGGACACCACGGGTCAGGACCTCCGATCGGCGAGCCAGCCGCGGAGCAGTTCCGCGACTTCCTCGGGCTGGCGGGAGACGAGTTCGACGACCTCGGTGCGGCGGGCGGCCGCGGCCTCCAGGGCCGGGTCCACCGGTGCTGCTTCGAGCGCCACCGGCCTTTCGACCACCGGAGCGATTTCCTTGAGCTCCTCGTCCAGGCCGGTGATGTCGCCCAGCTGCAGCGGCTCGACGTCCAGGACGTCGACCGTCTCCACCTTGCGGCGGCGGAAGGCGACCAGGATGACGACCAGCATGATCAGGACGAGCAGGCCCAGGGCGGCGGTCTTGGCGTAGCCGATGAGGGTGGTCTGCTGGTCGGCCTCGTCGGCCGCGGCGAGCGCGGCGGCGGCCTCGGCCGCGGCGGTGTCGTCGAAGGCGGTCTTGACGACCGAGACGCTGTCCCCGCGGGTGGCGTCGATGCCCGCGGCCTGGTTGACGATCTGGGTGATCTGGTTGACGTCGGCGGCCCCGGCGGCGCCCTTCGCGCCGGCGTTGACGACGACGGAGACCGTCTGCTTCTCCAGCTTGCCCGGGGCCTGCTTGGTGACCGTGTCGATCTTGTTGATCGCGTTGTTGTTGGTCTCGGACTTCTTGGCGTAGCCGCCGCCGTTCTCGGCGTCGCCACCGGGCACGGCGATGTTGTCGGGGCCCAGGACACCGGTCGCGGCGGCGCCGGTGGTGCCCTCGTAGGTCTCCTCGGTCTTGGCCTCGGCCAGGGGGTCGATCTCCTGCGGCTGGCTGTAGGTCGTGGAGGACTCGGTCTTGTCGTCGTAGTTGAGGGTCGCCTTGACCGTCGCCTTGACGTTGCCCTTGCCGTAGACGCTCTCGAGGAAGGTCTGCAGGTCGGCGCTGGCCGAGGCGTTGTAGTCGCTGGTCTTCTCCTGCTGGGCGGAGGAGCCGGACCCGTCGGTGGAGAGGGTGTTGCCCTTGTCGTCGACCACCGAGACGTTCGCGGGGTCCATGCCCTCGACGCCGCCGGAGACGAGGTTGACGATGGAGGTCACCTGGTCGTTGGACAGCTCCTTGCCCGGGCGCAGCTTGACCAGGACCGACGCGGTGGTCGGGTCCTGCTCGTCGAGGAAGACGTCCTTCTGCGGGATGGCCAGGTTGACCACGGCCGACTCGACACCGTCGATCGACTCGATGGTGCTCTCCAGCTCACCCTGCAGGACCTTCTGGTAGGTCTTCTGCTGCATGAACTCCGAGGTGGTCACCTTCTGCTCGGTGAGCAGGGTGTAGCCGGAGCCGGTGTCGGCGGGCAGGCCCGCACCCGACATCGCCAGCCGCTCGCTGTCGACCACGTCGGCCGGCACCAGGATCGTGGCGCCGTTGTCGGCGAGCTGGTAGGGCACGCCGTCCGCGTCGAGCTTCTCCACCATGGCGTTGGCGTCGGCGCCCGAGAGGTTCGAGAAC includes:
- the fliF gene encoding flagellar basal-body MS-ring/collar protein FliF, encoding MAKAKGSAAIVENAKNFVSGFRTFSTGQKAVVIAVVVALLGGAVLFSRWASTPSYTPMFSNLSGADANAMVEKLDADGVPYQLADNGATILVPADVVDSERLAMSGAGLPADTGSGYTLLTEQKVTTSEFMQQKTYQKVLQGELESTIESIDGVESAVVNLAIPQKDVFLDEQDPTTASVLVKLRPGKELSNDQVTSIVNLVSGGVEGMDPANVSVVDDKGNTLSTDGSGSSAQQEKTSDYNASASADLQTFLESVYGKGNVKATVKATLNYDDKTESSTTYSQPQEIDPLAEAKTEETYEGTTGAAATGVLGPDNIAVPGGDAENGGGYAKKSETNNNAINKIDTVTKQAPGKLEKQTVSVVVNAGAKGAAGAADVNQITQIVNQAAGIDATRGDSVSVVKTAFDDTAAAEAAAALAAADEADQQTTLIGYAKTAALGLLVLIMLVVILVAFRRRKVETVDVLDVEPLQLGDITGLDEELKEIAPVVERPVALEAAPVDPALEAAAARRTEVVELVSRQPEEVAELLRGWLADRRS